From Gadus macrocephalus chromosome 16, ASM3116895v1:
CTATTATCGGTAGATGTGATGGTTTAGTTTATTGGCAATGTGGCTAACGTTATTTCATGTCCCTGACTGTGtttcattcaaataaataacacgTGTTTGTTTACAGCCCAACCAATGTTACATACCCTATTCGGAGACCGTAAGGAACCGTGTGAAATACCCCCAAAAAGTCAATGACCCCTTTTAAAAACAGAAGTGAAGTTAATGTTTTCTGACTTCTTAGGTTCCCAGTTCTGGAAACAGAACTCAAGAAAAATATATGCTGTGCCTGAAAGTGACTTTGTGGAGTTTCAGAATGGGAGAAGAGCTAAAACAAGGTAATACAACATTTGATCTGTAGGCAAATTCATATATGAACTAAAACTTCCTGAAGGAAATACCAGTGTAATGCAAAAGTTaagaaaggaaaaagaaagtAGAGTGGaagaataattattatttgaacTTAATTTGGTCTGCTTTTTTGAGTGATGATCATGAATGAAGTCATTATGATTCAATTATATGACAACAATGTCTCATAGGTTGACGCTTTTACAGAGTAAATTAAGATTTATAAAATATTCAGAAAGATATTCAAACATTTGTTCATATgcaccatttgaaaaaaaatctttaatCCTTTCTTTTCTGTTCATACATTTAAGTCGAAGGGATGGAGATTCAAGCCTGCAGGAGGTCCTTGGACGTGTTGACCAGCTGAAGCAAGCCGCCGGGAGTCTCCAAGAGGTCACTAATTCAATCAACCAGCTGTCTCAGCTGGCCAAGTCTCAAAAGGAGGAGATAATGGCAAATGTCGGTTTGCAGCCCTTAAAGGAAGCCTTTGCATGTCTTGTGTGTAAAGGTACGTGTAAGATATGTAACAGTAGGTCATTCTACAGTACAAAACATAGCCGCCTGCCACCCTCAAGCACTGCGCTGACCAGCTGTCACGGGTGTTCATCGCCATCTTCAACATTCACTCTGCGATAAAACACACTTCTGATTGCTTAGTTAATTTCCTTCTATATTGCAACTAAcaattaaatgttattttctgcatcaatttataatatatatttttttaaccttGCAGCTGTAATGGCAGATCCCATGTTCGCCACATGCTGTGAATCGATAATTGGATGTCGTACCTGTGTGGAGCTGTGGTTAGTCACATCAGACCACTGCTTGAAATGCAGGGCAGGAgactttgaaaataaaatacatgaagTGAAGGGTCTCTCTGCTGCCTTGTCACTTTTCAAGGAGAGAgaaattgatttgatttgatagataattgtttgttattgtttgttatgTTTACATTACTGGAACTACCTCAGTTTGTTTGTTGGATGTTATTATGGGTACATGACCAGAAAGATGTTGTTTGTTGTaatgtttatattgtgtgtgaccgttttaaaaaaaagaaaagaaaaaaaagacaacttCCACTTTATCATTGTTgtaataaaatgttatttttggtATACTGCTTCTTCATTGACCATTGCAGGTCACTGTGTAACAGGTCGCACATGTCTTGAGGTGATATCAATCAGAGACCTCACTGCATTTTTAAAAGGGCCATAGTTATGGTTAACCACATTTTGGAAGAGGGATAGCAAATCAAAGAGAGAACCAAACTCAGTTTCAGTCCATTGTTGGGCTTCTTCAGAGGGGAAAGGATCACTTCCAAAAATGGATTCTCTTTTCAAGGCTGATCCCATTTCCTGCTGATACAGGTCAGCTGCAACTGCACCGACTGGCAGAAGGTCCTCAGAAAGTTTTGCAGGACACCCTTCTTTAGCCAGTTCGTTTGGTATTCCCCTTCCTGCAAGACAGTAAAGTGAGTAGTGAGATTAAAGGGGTTACACTTGTGGGGAGGTAATCATTTTGCCAATGATGTTTTGACTTGTTATTTTAGTTGTCTTTCACAGCATATTGGAGTTGACAATAATGACAGCTTCATTCAGATGGGGGTCATTCCTACAAAATTCAACCAATGTAAATGCCCTCAAATTAAAGATGAATGTCTGTGCTTTGAGCATGTATTCATTTACATTCAACTCCAAACCTGTAGAAGTCATCTAAAAAAGCAAGAACATGGTCAACGTCCAAAAAACTTGATTCTAACTAATAACATGTTTTACTAATTGAATCTGCCCCTCTACAGAAAGTACTGGATTTGCAGTGTTGCAATTTGAGCTACACATTTGTGAATCCATTTCAGATTGAACTCTACAATAGAACATCAAAATTAATTTACACTGCTTTATTAGCAAGTTATGCCTGTAATACCGCCAGTAAAATGAAATTAATCATACCTGGGATCCTGTGTGCATTCCATGCCTGTACGACATTTGTGATGCCAATCCTAGCCAGCTGGCATGTCAGGTTTGACACACAATACCTGGATGTGTTGTCCTCCAtgtccagttcctcctggtCCACCAGCTGTACCAGAGCTGTCTTCAAAGGGTAGTTGACTCGAGCATTCACCTCCGACCACATTCTCTCTATCACATGGTTCTGTGCAGGTTATAAGGATAGTGTCAGTCTGCCTGCCCTCATTAGAAATACGCCTCAATGGCAAGAAACCAGGATTAATTTTtaacaacacatttattttaccCTTGTAGAAGGTGTCTGAAGGTAGGGCTGCCTTTGAGTATTGTGTCGATGTTCTGCCAGTTTTTCCTGGATGAATAAAGCCAGATAGAATTCTTTCCCACAGTCAACTCTGACCTGGTCCCATATTCCATAGGAAAGAACAGCAGGCCTGAAGATAAATCACAGACAAACGTAAAATATACATAAACAGCATCAGTCTCTTAGCCATGGCCAGCTAAAGtgacaattacatttttttgtcaAAATTGGAATGATATCAATAATAGTAAAACTGGAAAATTAACTAAGAAACTGGAAGAGGGaaaaagttttttgttttttccaaaTTAATTATTTCCATATTACAAATCTAGGTTTTAACCTTTTTTAATGTACTTGTTCAAGTCTGGGTCCTCCTAAGGAGACAACTTTGGGTTCCACCTTACAAAGTCTGTGAAGTTAATTTACCGGTACACTTCCTCATAAATcacgatgttgttctttattggcaTGGTGGAGTGACCGACCACCTTCTTGCTGAAACCATCGATAGCCATAACATGAGTCACTCCAAACATAACAAGCTTCTCATTCTGATCTACATGCAGCTTGTGACCCATGTATTCTGCATTGTAGGGTATGGGGTTCAGATTCCGGGCACCCTAAAATATAAGAATTCCATTATAATAAAAACTCAATAATCTTTCATTCGTATGATTATAATCTCAACACGTATGTTCTATTGAAATGTAGAAAACACAATGCTATTTGACCTTACCTGCTGTCTTGCAATGTGGTAGGGTTGATGAATACTTCTCAACACATTGCCCACTCTGCCTTCAGAAGCTTTAACCCCTTTTGTGGATAGATATCCAGTCATCATTTTTCGACCAAAAGACGATCCagtctgggggggtgggggggtgtaggtATGATGTTTagcatacataatatatatacatattataaaaCAATTGGGTTCTATCGAGTTATTAAGCCGTTTCTGATTGGACGAGAGACGTTCCATGAGTTGGAATATCCCAGGACATCCCAACTCGGACTTTCACAGCTAATAATAAATCACTCTGCGATGAAACATTCTAAAGCGCGCTGATGATAACTGTTAGTTCTTGTAATTCCAAACCAAGACGTTGACTGGAACTATTTTTTGTTGCGGAGAAACAATGGTGAAattaacattttttaaatcaataacttcgtgttgaaatgttaattggtTGAATATAAAATTGTTTTATAAAAGCAATATAGTACTCGTGCGAGTGGGGTAGGTAAGGGATATTGTTACCTGCTGTTACCTACGGCCGAACACCACCCGTGGGAATATCCCTTACCTACCCCACTCGCAGCCTActatattgcttaaatatatatatttaattataaaTAGTAAATCATCTTAGTTTAAATTTAAGATTAAGACgtgcattttttaaaaatacagaaatatttCCTGTTGATTAACAACCAACGTGTTTATGAATTAAATCCAAAAATTGCATTAGCACCAGTCAGATGCCCGACTTTGCATATAACTGGTCAGCTTTTTATGTAAGAGTAGCATTCCTTTGTATGCTTAACAAAAGCGGTAATCGTGAAAGGcggatgataaaaaaaaacctaCCTCGAGAATACCTTCAGCGACTTCAACTTCAAGTTGACTATCAGGGCAGAAGTCCCTGACAAGCCCCTGCTCAGCACACCACCTCCGCACATTCCTCTCGGAAAACCCCCGTGTAGTTCCAAACTGGGTGCATAACGCAGTGGCGATATCCCCACAGGACATTCCATTATTTCGGTGTTCTGAAATAAAACCTGCATATTCGTGCAATGCCATTTTGAGGTGCGTCTCAAGGATGTCTGGCTCCAAATTAAATACACCGCCAACTACTGATAGCTTGGCTCCAAATTAAATACACCGCGCGCCAACTACTGATAGCTTCCGGGTCACAACACAAAAATATTCGCAAAATTGAGAAAGAAGATTTCCACGCAGTATTTTAATTCCCGATGTCCATGTTTAAGCACATCAAAGAAAATCAGATAACTGGTCGTTTTACCGTTTTCCGTTTTCTATTATCAAAACAAAATTCGGAAAATGGGTCATTTTCGGATTTTTGTTTTCCTATCTCTATATGGTAATCGGGAAACAGCTCGTTTCCCGATTTTGGTTTTCTCATTTCAAAACGAAAATCCATTGGCCGCAAAGTACACGGACCATCCACGGAcccaccgcctatctctgcgcttcatcactcttcttccgtatagtagccactttgatcggaacgtcacctcgaacgtccccccgcgaaaacaccggtgactctgctgccacccatggcgtgagtggtgtattgcatgtcatgcattgcccgcgacgttcgcgtatgctgtgtagactatgaaaggaagcgcgacgcttgcgtcactcacgtcgtttacgcgcgtcgcttgcgtcgactatgtaagggcccttatATGCTTCTTTGATGATAGTGTAGACATGGTTTAAGGTCTTATCTCCTCTTGTGGGGCAGGAAACGTGTTGATAGAATTTGGGTAGAACAGTTTTTAGGTTGGAGTGGTTAAAATCTCCAGCAATGATGAAAGCAGACTCCGGGTGTCGTGTCTGTTGATTGCTAACGGCAGCATGTAGTTCTTTCATAGCTAGCTTGGCATTAGCATCAGGTGGTATGTAAGCAGCGATGGTTATAATGGAGGTGAATTCTCTCGGAAGGTAGAAGGGCCTATTATTAACCATGAGAAATTCAATGTTGGCAGAACAGTGCTTAGCGATGGTAAGGATGTCTGTACACCAGGATTTGTTTAGATAGATGCACAGACCCCCTCCACGTGATTTACAGCAGTCAGCTGTTCTGTCCGAGCGGATGCAATTACGTCCTTGTAGTCCGACAGCGCAGTCTGGAACGCCGTCGTGCAACCAtgtacagacccatacaatggatagggcgtttagtacggtccatcaccgttgcttctttctccataaaaagctacagtgtTTAATTACTTTGATTTACCTTtcagcatttcctattatagtcaaatgtgtaaaatgctgtttagagtCCAACGATTTACTATTATTCAACTCTTATTCCCGCTCGCTCCCCTTGCTTGAGCACGATCtggcatctaggatcgattgctcttccttgggtccctGGATGTTAACGCTGAATTTCATGCATTGAATTTTGCATATCAAATATTTTTAACGTTAAATAATAGTAGGAAGTCGGATTCAGGGAGACATACCTATTCAATGTTTTACCTTTGGACAAAAGTAATAGGCCTGCCATACGAAATAGTGTTATTTTATACTACTCGCGTTGTCAAAATATTTACCAGGAAGGAGATTTGATCTGTAATTGCGATATAGTTTTATCTGGAGACGCTTATTTGGGTGGCTACAGTGTGACAAcaattaggcaaggcaaggcaactttatttatatagcacttttcatacacaaggcagactcaaagtgcttcacatataaacattgtcatacaataaaataaaataataggtaagtaaaagaaaaacatctgcaaaaaaaaaatagaagttaaaataaaggcaaagttaaaaaagcttttttagaaagtgcaatgtctttaagatttagcagaaagctatagcaaacataaaagtcttcagtcttgttttaaaggtgctcagagttggggcaagtcttaaatcctctgggagtttattccagctatttgttgcgtagtaactaaatcctgctttcccatgttttgtgtttactctggggataattaacagattggtctcagagcttcttagtggtctaaaaggctgatgtagtggaagcatatcagttaaatattttgggcctaaaccatgtagggatttataggtaagcaacatgattttaaaatcaattctctgacctacaggaagccaatgtaacgatttcagaattggtgtaatatgatcaaatttttttgactttgttagaactctagcagcagcattctgaacaagctgaagcttcctcagagtttgttttgggagacctgtaaggagaccattgcagtaatcaagcttactagtgataaaggcatgtacaagtttttgtaagtcttcggtggacatgagccctctaagtcttgctacatttttaaggtgataatatgccgattttgtaactgatttgatgtgactgtcaaaatgtaaatctgaatccatgataacccctagatttctggctttgattgaggttttcagggacagagagtgaaggtgttgggttactttaagcctttccgttttagaaccaaatacaattatctctgttttgtcctcattgagttgaaggaaatttcggcacatccattccttcacttgctcaatgcactggcacagcagatctatgggccgatagtcatttggtgatagcgatacatagatttgcgtgtcatcagcatagcaatgatggtcaatattgttattttgcatgatttgccctagtgggagcatgtagatgttgaataaagagagtcctaagatcgaaccttgtgggactccacatgtcacgttggttgattctgatacaaagtcgccaatggaaacaaagtagttcctattttgtaggtaggacctgaaccaatttaagacagtgcctgaaagccccacccagttttctaacctttccagaagtaatgtatggtctacagtgtcgaatgcagcactgaggtggAGTAGATAAAACCTGTTGGTCTGCATGCATGAAAAACGTCATGAAAGAGAATATTctaaccaatgaaaaacaacgcAAGATAAAGGAAGTTGGTGAGGTCAAAACAAAGCAGATTGAAATTGGTTTATAATGCATCTGAACAAATGTACATAGCCCAAGCTGACCCAGAACTATGGCAGGTAAGCCGTGTTTGTCATAAAACTATCTTGGGATTTTGCAACATTTTGGTGCACCCTATTACGCTACTGTAGACTATGATATTATATGCACATTGGTTTCATAATAATGGAGAATGATCAGTGTCAGAGTTTTTTTGTAGAGTAAATTGGTCGGGCTATACTATGCTATTGTAATGGAAAACTACAAACTGTGTAAAGTTCAGATCCACTTGTGTTCTGTAGATTCCTGATATCTTCAGGGTCTGTGTATGTCCACAACAAACACTTTAACGACCAGTCCGTGTCGACACGACGTCGGCATCGACCATTAAAGCAAATCAACTCTTAGACATGTTGCTTCAACAAGACCAAACTCGTGTTAACACGTaatatttagatttagattagACACGTTAATGTCGGGTAGATAATCACACATCAAACTTCTAATTTTGGCGGttcaaaggtcccatggcatgcgaCTTTGtgaatgctttaatatagatattagtggtccccaaacacagtatttgaagacgttcccgaaattcagccgtggtgcagaattacagccactatgagCCGGTCgtacattgagctttccccaaatgcgccgttttggtgtctgtagctttaatgcaaatgcggaggagagaggagggtcaaggaggagggttggggtgtggccctgagcagcttgcagccacaaAAAACGTTGGTGCGGAGGGATGGCGGAGGGATGATGTGTTTGTGATGCGGTTGCGGATAAAATAATATTACATCCGcgcatcactctctctctctctcagacacacgcacgcgcacacgtgcttgtgtgtgtaaggCAGTTTATTCCACTTGACAAGGAACCTGAACCGAGTTATCAGCGTCTTTGGCCCGACCAAGACCCCAGATCACCACAGGAGGCCTACACACTCACGACCAACGGAGTCGTTCATTTTGATCTTTGTATTTAGGCCTGCTGACAGATCTTTGAACAAACATACTCCACATGAGAGCTCCTGCAGAGTTTCCGACCCAGTTATCAAAGGTCTCCTGGTTGACCTTCATGATCATGACGTGTTCAGTGATGAGGAAAATAAGTCTGTGATTCAGGAccagacaaacacaacagacCGGGCACGTTGTCTGCTCGAAACGGTGATCGGGAAAGGGGAGAATCCAAGTCGGATAATGATCGATAGCATGAAGAAGAGGGAAAGACACTTTTGCATCACCCTGGGTCTAATCTCTTCTGATTGCCCCGCTTAGAATGTTATGAAGAGTCTGTGTTGAGACTTGAAAAATGCCTTCTACATTTGAAGTCCATGCAACTTGATTTGCCAATTTGCACAGAACTATGATTCATGGTTATAACCAAACAATTTCACCCAACGTTTCAACAATTCACCTCCTACTCACTCCTAATTATAGTGgaaaatattatatgatataattGTATTTGATATAAAATGTAGGTGTGCTTGAGCAGCCCTAAAAATAGTCTGAAATCGCCACTGCTCCTACTTGTTGTCAACATCTTTATCAGTGTTGAAATGAGATCCATAACTGCCTGGTGGGCGGAGAGGCTGAGTGGGTTAGGCTACATTGTGTGTCCAAAATCTTAATATAAACCTGTTGGTCGGCATCAGGTGTGCATACATGAAGGCTACGTGGACCCACAGCTATGGCAGGTAAGCAGGGCtctaaattaacttttttgatCACCAGCCAATGTGGCTGGTAAGTTTCTGAagttaccagccaatcagaatttcCACTAGCCACATTTTTTCCCGTGCAAAAAAGACAGATTATGAGAGCCACTGAATTCATTTGATCATTTTATTAACTAAAGCTTTAAATTCATCTTACAGTGAAGTTGGGAATGTATATCCAATTAAAATTAAATCCTAACCGCCAGAAGGTGGGGCTGGGGCCAGCGTTTTACAACTTAAAACTTTAAACAACTCTAAACATGTTTTAGTGCAGATAATGTACAAAATTACACAAATGTATTATGTACAAAGAGACAGGTTAAACATCATCAGAGGCAGAGCTCTCTGAGGACTCTGACTCAGAGCCCCCATCTACATCAGTTCCATTTTTCTTCCTCACAAAGTGTGGCCGGCGTGTGCGCACACTGTCACGGTTTTCGTCCTCAGGCTCTCCTGATGACTTCGGGCACTCTCATGATCCTTTACTGCTTCTacttctacttttttttttttattggttccTACCACGAAATTATtcgttttgtgtttttctttagcATACATTCGGCAATCCTGACAGAACATTACGCTGTTTTCGTGATCATACACGAGCCACTCACGACCAGTTA
This genomic window contains:
- the LOC132474682 gene encoding uncharacterized protein LOC132474682; translated protein: MERLSSNQKRLNNSIEPNCFIICIYIMYAKHHTYTPPPPQTGSSFGRKMMTGYLSTKGVKASEGRVGNVLRSIHQPYHIARQQGARNLNPIPYNAEYMGHKLHVDQNEKLVMFGVTHVMAIDGFSKKVVGHSTMPIKNNIVIYEEVYRPAVLSYGIWDQVRVDCGKEFYLALFIQEKLAEHRHNTQRQPYLQTPSTRNHVIERMWSEVNARVNYPLKTALVQLVDQEELDMEDNTSRYCVSNLTCQLARIGITNVVQAWNAHRIPGRGIPNELAKEGCPAKLSEDLLPVGAVAADLYQQEMGSALKRESIFGSDPFPSEEAQQWTETEFGSLFDLLSLFQNVVNHNYGPFKNAVRSLIDITSRHVRPVTQ